Below is a window of Ostrinia nubilalis chromosome W, ilOstNubi1.1, whole genome shotgun sequence DNA.
CAATACTTGTTTAGTGCGCTAATTGACTGCGTGAGTGATAGCTTGATTTCAAGTATTGGTGTTATTTAGACTGTGCATTTATGTGTTATTATGTCGCAAAAAAAAGAGGAAAGTGTTTTCTATTGAAGAAAAATCTCATGTCATATGGAGATTAGAAAATGGCGAGTCGAATAGTGAAATTGCAAAGGAATGTGGAGTTTCGCACTCGACGATATCAACGATTTGGAGGAATAgagataaaataaaagttattttcgAAAACAACTCTTTAAAACTGAAACGAGCGAGGACAAGTGAACATAAAGTTATAGAAGATTCTTTATTAACATGGTTCAAACATCAGAGGGCAAACAACATCCCAATAAGTGGTCCGATTCTGCAACAAAAAGCCAATGACTTTGCTCTTCTTATGGGTAAAGAAAACTTTAAGTGTTCCTCGTCTTGGGTACAACGTTTTCGTGCTCATCATAATATTGTGGCAGGGAAAGTTTGCGGTGAAGCGGCTGGCGTTCCTGAAATAGTGTCTGAAGAGTGGCTCTCTCATAAGTGGCCTGCACTGTGCGAAGGATACACGCCAGAAGAAATCTTTAATGCTGATGAAACAGGATTGTTTTACAGTTTAACTCCTGACAAAACACTTAAATTCAAAGGCGCGGAATGCAAGGGCGGAAAGTTGTCCAAAACCAGAATTACAGTATTGGTTGCGGCAAACATGACTGGTTCATGTAAAAGAAAACTGTTGGTGATAGGGAAAGCTAAAAAACCGCGTTGTTTTAAGAACATTCAATCTTTGCCTGTAACTTATGAAAACAACACTAGGTCCTGGATGACATCCcaaatttttgaaaaatggcTGCGTAGCTGGGATGCGGAATTGAAGTCTGGAGGAAATAAAATTCTTCTCCTAGTAGACAACTGTCCCGCTCACCCTGTAGTCTCCAATCTGAAATGCATAAAGCTTGTGTTTTTACCGCCCAATGTCACCTCTGTTTTACAACCCATGGACCAAGGAGTGATAAAAGCTTTAAAAACACAATACAGAAAATTTCAAGTGTTACAAATGATAGAGAATATTGAAAACAGCAAAGATATTAAAAGTCTTTCTGTTTTGGATGCAATTCTAATGATATCGGAAGCTTGGGAAAAGGTCACACAGACCACTATAGCCAACTGCTTTAGCCATGCAGGTTTCAAAGATCTCTCTCGATCACAAGCGGAGGACGACGATGATATTCCACTAGCGAGACTGATACAACCTACAGATGAAGATGACGTACCACTTGCTGAACTGGTTATTCAGTTGCAAGGATTTACTGTTACAGAACAAAGAATTGAGATTGAGGAATTTATTGGAATTGATGACAGTATCGCCGTGTGCGCCTTATCTACTGAGGAAGAAATTCTTGCAGAAGCAGAAAGTAACAACCGTAACACTGTTGAAGAAAACGAAGACCAGCAAGATCCTGAAGAACAGTTTCAGGCAACAACAATTTCCGAGGTTCCTAACGCTATAACAGTTTTGCAAAAATTTGTTACCTTTAACGAACAGTTTGATACTAATGATACTCATACCTTGAGGAGTatgaaacataaaatacaaaaaatatttgagacTGGGCTAAAAAAAACAGACTAAAATGACTGATTACTTTAAAAACTAGTGTAGTTTTATAACCCGTAATAACTGTAAGCACCTACGTACATTTTGTATACTAATTATTTCGTAATAAATACATTTGATTTCCTTTTTGACTTGTTTACATACATAACCTATACCTATTCTAGATAGATAACTATGTTAATACATATACCTACTATACTTGTCATATACAGACTGTATTGCTTATAACGACTATCGGATATAACGTCGGCAACTATACGGTCCCTTCAATGTCGTTATAAACGGTTTTGACTGTACTTGGGCTGGACTATAAACACAAGGAAATCGATCCTCACGCCGCAACAGGTCATAGAATTCCTAGGCGTTGTATGGGACCCGggaaaaaacattaaatatcTCCCGGACAGACTTGCGCTCAAGTTGAAGACTCAAATAAGAGGCCTCCTCAGGAAAGGAAAAGCCACGGTAAAGGAATTGCGGTCTCTAACCGGTCTGATGAACTTTTCAAGTTTCGTCATAAAAAGGGGACGACTGCACTATCGAGCTCTACAAGCCATGTGCAACAAAATGTTGAAGGCTCGGTCAACGAGGAGCGGGATACTTGCCGAAGATACGAGGCAGGAACTCGAATGGTGGGAGTCGCACTGCGAGACAAACTCCCTCATCTACTCCCCCCCACCAACGCATTACCTGACGACAGATGCCAGCGATACGGGCTGGGGAGCGAAGTTAAACAATCAAAGCCTTCAAGGAACATGGAGCCCAAATCAGCAACGTCTCCATTGCAACTCGAAGGAAATGACTGCCATCATCAACGTCTTAAGAGACCAAGCTCAGCACCTGAGCTCAAAATCCCTCCCGATTCAATGCGACAATCGCACTGTGGTGTCCTATCTTCGCCACAAAGGGGAAACCAAATCTGGGGCCTTAATGAGATTAACCAGAACAGCATTTCAAATCTTGGACCAATTCCGCATTCACATGACCATCCATCACATCCCCGGCAACTACAATTGCGACGCCGATCGCTTATCCAGAAAAAAGCCGTCTCCAGAGTGGCATCTTCTACCAAGGATCACGCAAAAGATTTTCACCAAGTGGGGAGAACCGGCAGTAGATCTTTTTGCATCCCAACGAGCCCATGTGGTGCAAAAGTATTGCACACTCGACCGGAAAGACAGCAACGCGACATACTACGATGCGTTCAGCTGGGAATGGAGTTTTCACCTCGCTTGGGTCTTCCCACCTCCACATCTCATCCCAAGAGTCCTGGCACACTTAAACAACGCGGAAGGGACCTTTCTCTTGATAGTCCCTCGGTGGAAGAACACATTTTGGAGACCAGATCTCAAAAACCGGGTTCTCGCACCCCCGTTCACCATCAAGGACCTGAACGCAGTGTTGATCGACATAACGACAGGACTGCCACCGCCGAAGGCATCAGAAATGACATTAGAAGTTTGGAAATGTCATGGGGAAGCCAATACCTAACAAATTGGTCAAAGGAACAAAAAGTCCTTTTACTGTCTAGTTGGCGAAAGTCAACACTGAACACCTACCGCCCTGCATGGAGCAGatgggtcaaatgggcgaaaaACAAGGGTataaagtcaagtttgtcccgggggaaagttaaactgtcattggacccgcaacgatattaatcagaagaacataggaggagttcgaaattaaggttcgacttccctccattgcaaagcggatgacaggcgacaaacaaaggtttaatacttttaagaaaagattatgcaccacggacaataaattaaatcagggggcctatcttatgagcaattagcaactacctgccaataatatttttcacaaaatcgcttaaaagcacggaaatttttccttgtcgcgacaagatcggtgtaataaattgcggaaacagatgtatgttgtattgaattaagcattatatcacgttcatgtttccaaagatcacactcccacaagatatgatgggcagactgctcatgactgacatcatcagtggaacactcgcaaaaaggagacggaactagtttgagttcgtgaagtttatgtttaaagttgccatgtcccgtgaggaactgcgacgagcaatagTCGATCGATTTGCAAATGTACGGCAACTATTCACACCAGATGTTTGATGAGTGACCCATCTGCTCCATGCAGGGCGGTAGGTGTTCAGTGTTGACTTTCGCCAACTAGACAGTAAAAGGGCTTTTTGTTCCTTTGACCAATTTGTTAGGTATTGGCTTCCCCATGACATTTCCAAACTTCTAATGTCATTTCTGATGCCTTCGGCGGTGGCAGTCCTGTCGTTATGTCGATCAACACTGCGTTCAGGTCCTTGATGGTGAACGGGGGTGCGAGAGCCCAGTTTTTGAGATCTGGTCTCCAAAATGTGTTCTTCCACCGAGGGACTATCAAGAGAAAGGTCCCTTCCGCGTTGTTTAAGTGTGCCAGGACTCTTGGGATGAGATGTGGAGGTGGGAAGTCCCAAGCGAGGTGAAAACTCCATTCCCAGCTGAACGCATCGTAGTATGTCGCGTTGCTGTCTTTCCGGTCGAGTGTGCAATACTTTTGCACCACATGGGCTCGTTGGGATGCAAAAAGATCTACTGCCGGTTCTCCCCACTTGGTGAAAATCTTTTGCGTGATCCTTGGTAGAAGATGCCACTCTGGAGACGGCTTTTTTCTGGATAAGCGATCGGCGTCGCAATTGTAGTTGCCGGGGATGTGATGGATGGTCATGTGAATGCGGAATTGGTCCAAGATTTGAAATGCTGTTCTGGTTAATCTCATTAAGGCCCCAGATTTGGTTCCCCCTTCGTGGCGAAGATAGGACACCACAGTGCGATTGTCGCATTGAATCGGGAGGGATTTTGAGCTCAGGTGCTGAGCTTGGTCTCTTAAGACGTTGATGATGGCAGTCATTTCCTTCGAGTTGCAATGGAGACGTTGCTGATTTGGGCTCCATGTTCCTTGAAGGCTTTGATTGTTTAACTTCGCTCCCCAGCCCGTATCGCTGGCATCTGTCGTCAGGTAATGCGTTGGTGGGGGGGAGTAGATGAGGGAGTTTGTCTCGCAGTGCGACTCCCACCATTCGAGTTCCTGCCTCGTATCCTCGGCAAGTATCCCGCTCCTCGTTGACCGAGCCTTCAACATTTTGTTGCACATGGCTTGTAGAGCTCGATAGTGCAGTCGTCCCCTTTTTATGACGAAACTTGAAAAGTTCATCAGACCGGTTAGAGACCGCAATTCCTTTACCGTGGCTTTTCCTTTCCTGAGGAGGCCTCTTATTTGAGTCTTCAACTTGAGCGCAAGTCTGTCCGGGAgatatttaatgttttttccCGGGTCCCATACAACGCCTAGGAATTCTATGACCTGTTGCGGCGTGAGGATCGATTTCCTTGTGTTTATAGTCCAGCCCAAGTACAGTCAAAACCGTTTATAACGACATTGAAGGGACCGTATAGTTGCCGACGTTATATCCGATAGTCGTTATAAGCAATACAGTCTGTATATGACAAGTATAGTaggtatatgtatgtatgtataggtTATGTATGTAAACAAGTCAAAAAGGAAATCAAATGTATTTATTACGAAATAATTAGTATACAAAATGTACGTAGGTGCTTACAGTTATTACGGGTTATAAAACTACACTAGTTTTTAAAGTAATCAGTCATTTTAGTCTGTTTTTTTTAGCCcagtgaaaatattttttgtattttatgtttcatACTCCTCAAGGTATGAGTATCATTAGTATCAAACTGTTCGTTAAAGGTAACAAATTTTTGCAAAACTGTTATAGCGTTAAGAACCTCGGAAATTGTTGTTGCCTGAAACTGTTCTTCAGGATCTTGCTGGTCTTCGTTTTCTTCAACAGTGTTACGGTTGTTACTTTCTGCTTCTGCAAGAATTTCTTCCTCAGTAGATAAGGCGCACACGGCGATACTGTCATCAATTCCAATAAATTCCTCAATCTCAATTCTTTGTTCTGTAACAGTAAATCCTTGCAACTGAATAACCAGTTCAGCAAGTGGTACGTCATCTTCATCTGTAGGTTGTATCAGTCTCGCTAGTGGAATATCATCGTCGTCCTCCGCTTGTGATCGAGAGAGATCTTTGAAACCTGCATGGCTAAAGCAGTTGGCTATAGTGGTCTGTGTGACCTTTTCCCAAGCTTCCGATATCATTAGAATTGCATCCAAAACAGAAAGACTTTTAATATCTTTGCTGTTTTCAATATTCTCTATCATTTGTAACACTTGAAATTTTCTGTATTGTGTTTTTAAAGCTTTTATCACTCCTTGGTCCATGGGTTGTAAAACAGAGGTGACATTGGGCGGTAAAAACACAAGCTTTATGCATTTCAGATTGGAGACTACAGGGTGAGCGGGACAGTTGTCTACTAGGAGAAGAATTTTATTTCCTCCAGACTTCAATTCCGCATCCCAGCTACGCAgccatttttcaaaaatttgGGATGTCATCCAGGACCTAGTGTTGTTTTCATAAGTTACAGGCAAAGATTGAATGTTCTTAAAACAACGCGGTTTTTTAGCTTTCCCTATCACCAACAGTTTTCTTTTACATGAACCAGTCATGTTTGCCGCAACCAATACTGTAATTCTGGTTTTGGACAACTTTCCGCCCTTGCATTCCGCGCCTTTGAATTTAAGTGTTTTGTCAGGAGTTAAACTGTAAAACAATCCTGTTTCATCAGCATTAAAGATTTCTTCTGGCGTGTATCCTTCGCACAGTGCAGGCCACTTATGAGAGAGCCACTCTTCAGACACTATTTCAGGAACGCCAGCCGCTTCACCGCAAACTTTCCCTGCCACAATATTATGACGAGCACGAAAACGTTGTACCCAAGACGAGGAACACTTAAAGTTTTCTTTACCCATAAGAAGAGCAAAGTCATTGGCTTTTTGTTGCAGAATCGGACCACATATTGGGATGTTGTTTGCCCTCTGATGTTTGAACCATGTTAATAAAGAATCTTCTATAACTTTATGTTCACTTGTCCTCGCTCGTTTCAGTTTTAAAGAGTTGTTttcgaaaataaattttaattttttctctaTTCCTCCAAATCGTTGATATCGTCGAGTGCGAAACTCCACATTCCTTTGCAATTTCACTATTCGACTCGCCATTTTCTAATCTCCATATGACATGAGATTTTTCTTCAATAGAAAACACTTTCCTCTTTTTTTGCGACATAATAACACATAAATGCACAGTCTAAATAACACCAATACTTGAAATCAAGCTATCACTCACGCAGTCAATTAGCGCACTAAACAAGTATTGCCGGGAAGAGGGTCGGATGAGGTGGGAGACAGTGCGTAGGTATGCTTAAATATTCCTTCAATACTTATCAATAAGATTTAAAatcgtttgttttgttttgttttgttttgttttgttttgctgAGACAAGAAGCGGTTGGAcgttatctactatataaaaataagtcgggttttcctccctgacgctataactccagaacgcacgaaccgatttccacggttttgcattcgttggaaaggtctcgggctccgtgaggtttatagcaaagaaaattcgggaaaagggggtaaagaGTAATTAACGACGGGCCACCTACATTTTTGACAGCTAACTTCACTTAAAGTTTGTACTGTGCTCGGCGGGATTTTTTATTTGGtgcggttttttttttcaaactgtacatgcacgggtcacttaaaattcttTTGGGGGCCACACTGTGGCCCGCAGGCCTGGAGTTGAGCAGCCTTGATCTAGTTGATCTTATGTGAACGGCTGCAGTATAatgcactcacagaggcatcgctaaatttattataattattgtatttttactcggcctgcatttggccttccagctacctttatcaggtcgtcggacctCCTTGTTGGTGGATGTCccaacgctgcgttttacggtacgtggcctccgctccataaccttgctggcccatcggccgtcagttctgcgtactatgtgcttcagtgcttccaaccgtgcgatgtggaagtcattgggggaggcctatgttcagcagtggacgtcctgtagctgaaatgatgatgttgacGTATTTTTTTCTCTCTATCCATACCGatctatatctgtattttgtcaatatgaatcaaatcctgccgtatcttaatccaatctttttctaatgagttacttatctttctatccttataatttttttatcagccaaagtttttgttttgaaacaaataaatactttctattctatttccattagaatctaagccatgactgtacttggagctaagctccagccaaggggatcaaaaagtttgatcagatgtatcagataaaatgttacgtttcatgattggttttgcaatttgtggtatattcacattgtatttaaatctgtcctcaaattccattcaatacccaatgcttggactattccatcaaggttcatgaaactactttagcactagctgatcttttgttgtcttctattgttgacttcataaactcaacgcagaactagatagcaaaaggtatttgaccgcaattgcatgtgatgttaagtgagatgcagtataagatggtAGATATCtatctgtaagtgcctataaggtctggattatagtgttcaggagagagcagcaggcagtgacctgttcgcattatagtattgaagtgtaacctggtggatggtcatatcagatgtattattatctgctctgtaagttctcattaaattaaagcattatagcttcaattattgaccagtccactcctgataaaaggtctttgatataaaaatattgttttataattttatagaaatcggCACTCTTCGGTATTTCGGTCTCCAAATAATGCACTGGTAATCCGAATCagtttttgtcacataaatctgaagatcattttcataatgtcatctatgaagcaaacacgtttcatctcattataatatttctcgggtctTCTTGCAGCTGAGAACTGCTTGTGGGTTcacaagcagttcgttattcagtgaaatataaatcgaaccttaacacgaagcatcaaatacaatcgtgcgcgagttgtctccgtattattccagacgaccgcatgatgaggtaagtatactgtcattcttgtttctttttctttttcaggtaggtacgttgttttgtaaaaaaaaaactgtgtgTTCGTTAACCTTTTTAGGTCTGGTGATTTCTGCAACTTTCTTTCTAACTGAACGGACCTCTGTGTGGTTATGtttttgggttttttaaagggaaaggaggcaaacgagcagacgaatcacctgatggtaagtgattacccgccgcccatagacacccgctcctcggtgagttacaggtgcgttgattgtctttaagGTATTAGAGTCTCCTCTTGAAAGATTGTAGATTGcattggtccgcaaatactgcaaacggcagttcattcctcggtttggtgtctgcaaatggtgattgtggattttctgttttaaatggtaattttACAACATAAATCTATCTACCGCTActactgtaaaaaaaaaatgtcctgaagcagtggtagggttacactggggagtgtaaaactatcagagtgctttataaaagcctacttgcaaaaataaatgagaaatatgagttttatgcccgttttcaccattaatcccaaatttttaagtgacccctata
It encodes the following:
- the LOC135086399 gene encoding uncharacterized protein LOC135086399 — protein: MLKARSTRSGILAEDTRQELEWWESHCETNSLIYSPPPTHYLTTDASDTGWGAKLNNQSLQGTWSPNQQRLHCNSKEMTAIINVLRDQAQHLSSKSLPIQCDNRTVVSYLRHKGETKSGALMRLTRTAFQILDQFRIHMTIHHIPGNYNCDADRLSRKKPSPEWHLLPRITQKIFTKWGEPAVDLFASQRAHVVQKYCTLDRKDSNATYYDAFSWEWSFHLAWVFPPPHLIPRVLAHLNNAEGTFLLIVPRWKNTFWRPDLKNRVLAPPFTIKDLNAVLIDITTGLPPPKASEMTLEVWKCHGEANT
- the LOC135086401 gene encoding uncharacterized protein LOC135086401, with product MLKARSTRSGILAEDTRQELEWWESHCETNSLIYSPPPTHYLTTDASDTGWGAKLNNQSLQGTWSPNQQRLHCNSKEMTAIINVLRDQAQHLSSKSLPIQCDNRTVVSYLRHEGGTKSGALMRLTRTAFQILDQFRIHMTIHHIPGNYNCDADRLSRKKPSPEWHLLPRITQKIFTKWGEPAVDLFASQRAHVVQKYCTLDRKDSNATYYDAFSWEWSFHLAWDFPPPHLIPRVLAHLNNAEGTFLLIVPRWKNTFWRPDLKNWALAPPFTIKDLNAVLIDITTGLPPPKASEMTLEVWKCHGEANT